Proteins encoded within one genomic window of Glycine max cultivar Williams 82 unplaced genomic scaffold, Glycine_max_v4.0 scaffold_32, whole genome shotgun sequence:
- the LOC100794274 gene encoding LOW QUALITY PROTEIN: BTB/POZ and MATH domain-containing protein 4 (The sequence of the model RefSeq protein was modified relative to this genomic sequence to represent the inferred CDS: inserted 1 base in 1 codon; deleted 1 base in 1 codon; substituted 1 base at 1 genomic stop codon), which yields MSRAMCNPTMVSRSVLGSQTSSKSVIETMSGSHEFVIKGYSLTKGMGIGKYIVSETFIXGGFQWAIYFFPDGRDPKDNAAYVSVFVALHSKSTNVRALFDLTLLDLCKKGEHKVHSHFSHSLTIGPYTLINHGSMWGYTRFFKRRHLETSNFLKDDCLKINCTIAVLVSSIDSSQLNTIQVPESDIGEHFGMLLEDEESFDVTFSVAGERFHAHKLVLAARSTMFETQFFNAMKKDDQEIVVIDMEPKVFKVSHSLKVPLFLYTFVAVFCSTQDRCYLIQLKLAYRLVGYLILIVFYVEQALLHFVALADATHLKSICQKFSAENFDAVMHSDGFEYLKKNCPLLQSELLKTGVGCEKEFSXEGKY from the exons ATGTCGCGTGCGATGTGCAACCCAACAATGGTGAGTAGGAGTGTTCTAGGGTCCCAAACGAGTTCAAAATCGGTGATAGAGACAATGAGTGGTTCCCACGAGTTTGTGATCAAGGGTTACTCACTAACGAAAGGAATGGGCATTGGGAAATACATCGTGAGTGAGACTTTCA GTGGAGGGTTCCAATGGGCCATATACTTTTTCCCTGATGGTAGGGACCCCAAAGATAATGCCGCTTATGTCTCTGTCTTCGTTGCACTCCATTCCAAGAGCACCAACGTTCGTGCGTTGTTCGATCTCACGTTGCTCGACCTATGCAAGAAAGGAGAGCACAAGGTTCATAGCCACTTCAGTCACTCCCTCACGATTGGGCCTTACACTCTCATAAACCATGGCAGCATGTG GGGCTATACGCGGTTTTTCAAACGGAGACACCTTGAGACGTCAAATTTTCTCAAGGATGACTGCTTGAAGATAAATTGCACTATTGCGGTTTTAGTGTCGTCCATAGATTCTTCTCAGTTAAACACAATACAGGTTCCTGAATCTGATATTGGTGAACATTTTGGGATGTTGTTAGAGGATGAGGAATCATTTGATGTTACTTTCTCGGTTGCTGGAGAAAGGTTTCATGCTCATAAGCTTGTTTTGGCAGCTCGATCAACCATGTTTgaaactcaattttttaatgCGATGAAGAAGGATGATCAGGAGATAGTTGTTATTGACATGGAACCTAAGGTTTTCAAGGTGTCACATTCATTAAAAGTTCCTCTTTTTCTCTATACCTTTGTAGCTGTTTTTTGTTCCACACAAGATAGATGCTATTTAATTCAGTTAAAA CTGGCCTATCGTTTGGTTGGTTATCTAATTTTAATCGTGTTCTATGTTGAGCAGGCTTTACTTCATTTTGTTGCTCTTGCTGATGCTACCCACTTGAAGTCCATCTGTCAAAAATTTTCTGCTGAAAACTTTGATG CCGTGATGCATTCTGATGGTTTTGAGTATCTTAAGAAAAATTGCCCATTACTGCAATCAGAACTGCTAAAGACTGGAGTAGGATGCGAGAAAGAATTTAGTTGAGAGGGAAAATACTAA